TAATTATTGGTTAGTTTTCAAAATTTGAAGGCATTACTTTTTTAGTTTTAGCACCAAGGTTTTTAATATCTTCAGCTCTTTTTACCAAATTCCCCTTACCTTCATAAAGCTTATTTATTGAACTTTCATACGATTTTTTTGTCGAATCTAATTTTTTACCAATATCATTTACATCTTCAATAAAGCCAACAAATTTGTCGTACAAAGCACCACTCTGTTTTGCAATTTCAAAAACATTTTGGCTTTGATATTCCTGCTTCCATATACTAGAAATCAATTTCAGCGATGCAATCAAATTTGTAGGACTAATCAATAAAATTCGCTTATTATAAGCATAATTCCAAATAGTATCATCGTGCTGTATTGCAAGCATATAAGCCGGTTCTATAGGTAAAAACATCATTACAAAATCTAAACTTTTACTGCTAAACATATCCTGATAGTTTTTTGAGCTTAAATCGTTGATGTGGTTTTTAATTGCTTGAATATGCTCATTTAAAGCTATTTCCTGTTCATTTTTCGTATGGCTATTTGCAAAACGCTCGTAAGCATTCAATGAAACTTTAGAATCAATAATCAGAATTTTCTCGCCCGGATAATGAATTAAAACATCCGGTTGATAGCGTTTTCCTTCCTCATTTTTCACCGATTGTTGAATAAAATATTCTCTATTTTTTACCAATCCGGAAGTTTCAAGAATGTTTTCGAGGATCATCTCGCCCCAATTTCCTTGAGTTTTCGATTGTCCTTTCAAAGCATTGGTTAAATTATTTGCCTCAGTACTAATTCGTTGATTTAGCTCCACAAGATTTTTTATCTCATTTTGTAGCGAAAATCTTTGTTTCGATTCTTTGTCGTATGTTTCCTCAACTCTTTTTTCGAAATCCTTAATTTTTTCATTCAGCGGATTTAGCAAAATGCCCAAATTGGTTTTATTTTCTTCTGTAAATTTTTTCGATTTATCTTCAAGTATTTCATTGGCGATATTCTTGAACTCAAGGTTAAATCT
The Bacteroidota bacterium genome window above contains:
- the rmuC gene encoding DNA recombination protein RmuC is translated as MDFLYIFVGILFGAISIWFFAKYRFEKNKVSQEDYDSFLHENKKLNSDLIQSEIENEVANEKTSNLLQNLTDIKFEFSEQKNSMNIELAKLQEKIIELNKELSKKIADNENVEKRHDEQKAELEQIRNRFNLEFKNIANEILEDKSKKFTEENKTNLGILLNPLNEKIKDFEKRVEETYDKESKQRFSLQNEIKNLVELNQRISTEANNLTNALKGQSKTQGNWGEMILENILETSGLVKNREYFIQQSVKNEEGKRYQPDVLIHYPGEKILIIDSKVSLNAYERFANSHTKNEQEIALNEHIQAIKNHINDLSSKNYQDMFSSKSLDFVMMFLPIEPAYMLAIQHDDTIWNYAYNKRILLISPTNLIASLKLISSIWKQEYQSQNVFEIAKQSGALYDKFVGFIEDVNDIGKKLDSTKKSYESSINKLYEGKGNLVKRAEDIKNLGAKTKKVMPSNFEN